The proteins below come from a single Burkholderia humptydooensis genomic window:
- a CDS encoding MFS transporter yields MNWAAKRIGGRFHYGWLAAAVVFLILLAAAGTRATPSVLMVPLEHEFGWSRASISLAISVNIALYGLTGPFAAAAMQRFGVRPTILAALVVMGAGVALSSMMTATWQMVLVWGVMVGGATGVAALTLSATFVARWFVARRGLVMGLLTASSATGQLVFLPMLAAIAQHHGWRPVVLTVAAAVAIAVPLVALLLPERPSDVGLRPYGEPANAPRADDGAKRNPIAVAFGTLATASKTRDFWLLFFSFFICGASTNGYVGTHLIAMCGDYGMTEVQGASLLAAMGVFDLVGTTMSGWLSDRYDSRVLLFWYYGLRGLSLIYLPHAFGIDFFGLPLFAVFYGLDWIATVPPTVRLATDVYGKDAAPVVFGWIVAGHQLGAAFAALGAGMLRASLGTYTVASMISGGLCVVGALIVLRINRGAARVAASVA; encoded by the coding sequence ATGAACTGGGCGGCAAAGCGGATAGGCGGGCGTTTCCATTACGGCTGGCTCGCGGCGGCAGTGGTGTTCCTGATTCTTCTCGCGGCGGCGGGCACGCGCGCGACGCCGAGCGTGCTGATGGTGCCGCTCGAGCACGAGTTCGGCTGGAGCCGCGCGTCGATCTCGCTCGCGATCTCGGTGAACATCGCGCTCTACGGGCTGACCGGACCGTTCGCGGCCGCGGCGATGCAGCGCTTCGGCGTGCGGCCGACGATTCTCGCCGCGCTCGTGGTGATGGGCGCGGGCGTCGCGTTGTCGTCGATGATGACGGCGACGTGGCAGATGGTGCTCGTCTGGGGCGTGATGGTGGGCGGCGCGACGGGCGTGGCGGCGCTCACGCTGTCGGCGACGTTCGTCGCGCGCTGGTTCGTCGCGCGGCGCGGCCTCGTGATGGGGCTGCTGACCGCGAGCTCCGCGACGGGCCAGCTCGTGTTCCTGCCGATGCTCGCGGCGATCGCGCAACACCACGGATGGCGGCCCGTCGTGCTGACGGTGGCGGCGGCGGTGGCGATCGCGGTGCCGCTCGTCGCGCTGCTGCTGCCGGAGCGGCCGTCCGACGTGGGGCTGCGCCCGTACGGCGAGCCCGCGAACGCGCCGCGCGCGGACGACGGCGCGAAGCGCAACCCGATCGCGGTCGCGTTCGGCACGCTCGCGACCGCGTCGAAGACGCGGGACTTCTGGCTGCTGTTCTTCAGCTTCTTCATTTGCGGCGCGAGCACGAACGGCTACGTCGGCACGCACCTGATCGCGATGTGCGGCGACTACGGGATGACGGAAGTGCAGGGCGCGTCGCTGCTCGCGGCGATGGGCGTGTTCGACCTGGTCGGCACGACGATGTCCGGCTGGCTGTCCGACCGCTACGACAGCCGCGTGCTGCTGTTCTGGTATTACGGGCTGCGCGGGCTGTCGCTGATCTATCTGCCGCACGCGTTCGGCATCGATTTCTTCGGGCTGCCGCTCTTCGCGGTGTTCTACGGGCTCGACTGGATCGCGACCGTGCCGCCCACCGTGCGCCTCGCGACCGACGTGTACGGCAAGGACGCGGCGCCCGTCGTGTTCGGCTGGATCGTCGCGGGCCACCAGCTCGGCGCGGCGTTCGCGGCGCTCGGCGCCGGCATGCTGCGCGCGAGCCTCGGCACGTATACGGTCGCGTCGATGATCTCGGGCGGGCTGTGCGTCGTCGGCGCGCTGATCGTGTTGCGGATCAATCGCGGCGCGGCGCGGGTAGCGGCGAGCGTCGCGTGA
- a CDS encoding nitroreductase family protein, producing the protein MSVKPAPTSVSIHELIAGRWSPRAYSSEPVSAEHLHAVLEAARWAPSAYNAQPWRFIVFDRSKDEVAFKRAFSTLVPFNQGWNAPAPVLIAVTAHTLTTKGEPSPTALYDAGAAAMSLVLQAHALGLAAHQMSGFDVKAFRDAFAIPADVEPLAIISVGHYGDADKLEPVLRERERAPRTRHPIGEVVYADAWQKPFSSVA; encoded by the coding sequence ATGTCCGTCAAACCCGCTCCCACTTCTGTTTCGATTCATGAACTGATCGCCGGCCGCTGGAGTCCGCGCGCGTATTCGAGCGAGCCCGTCAGCGCCGAGCATCTGCATGCGGTGCTCGAAGCGGCGCGCTGGGCGCCGTCCGCATACAACGCGCAGCCGTGGCGCTTCATCGTGTTCGACCGCAGCAAGGACGAGGTCGCGTTCAAGCGCGCGTTCTCGACGCTCGTGCCGTTCAACCAGGGCTGGAACGCGCCCGCGCCCGTGCTGATCGCCGTGACCGCGCACACGCTCACGACGAAGGGCGAGCCGAGTCCGACGGCGCTCTACGACGCCGGCGCGGCTGCGATGTCGCTCGTGCTGCAGGCGCACGCGCTCGGCCTTGCCGCGCACCAGATGAGCGGCTTCGACGTGAAGGCGTTCCGCGACGCATTCGCGATTCCCGCCGACGTCGAGCCGCTCGCGATCATCTCGGTTGGCCACTACGGCGACGCCGACAAGCTCGAGCCGGTGCTGCGCGAGCGCGAACGCGCGCCGCGCACCCGCCATCCGATCGGCGAGGTCGTCTACGCGGATGCGTGGCAAAAGCCGTTCTCGTCGGTGGCTTGA
- a CDS encoding Hsp70 family protein has translation MTYCAIDFGTSNSAVALPRGGGATGMRLAPVEGEHLTLPTAIFFNTDEGAREYGRAALASYIDGFDGRLMRSMKSILGSPLAETTTDLGDGSAIAYTDVIALFLMHLKQKAEACAGGAIGRAVLGRPVFFVDDDPRADRLAQQQLEAAAHAVGLADVQFQYEPIAAAFDYESRQDAERLVLVADIGGGTSDFSLVRVGPERMRRLERKGDVLAHHGVHIAGTDYDRRVELSAVLSAFGYRALDPEGRELPNRVYFDLATWHLINTVYTPKRIGELKLMKHLYADARHFDRLLRVVVQRLGHALAARAEEAKIGVSAGGETMIDLNDVEEDLLIAFDADQLIDASRDETARIVDAARETVRLAGIAPPDVGALYFTGGSTGLAFLSGALAAAFPDAQPVYGDRLASVATGLGIHAQRVYGG, from the coding sequence ATGACTTATTGCGCGATCGACTTCGGCACGTCCAATTCCGCGGTCGCGCTGCCGCGCGGCGGCGGCGCGACCGGGATGCGGCTCGCTCCCGTCGAGGGCGAGCATCTGACGCTGCCCACCGCCATCTTCTTCAATACCGACGAAGGGGCCCGCGAGTACGGCCGCGCGGCGCTCGCGTCGTACATCGACGGTTTCGACGGCCGCCTGATGCGCTCGATGAAGAGCATCCTCGGCTCGCCGCTCGCGGAAACGACGACCGATCTCGGCGACGGCTCCGCGATCGCGTACACCGACGTGATCGCGCTGTTCCTGATGCATCTGAAGCAGAAGGCCGAGGCGTGCGCGGGCGGCGCGATCGGCCGCGCGGTGCTCGGCCGCCCGGTGTTTTTCGTCGACGACGATCCGCGCGCCGACCGCCTCGCGCAGCAGCAGCTCGAGGCGGCCGCGCACGCGGTCGGGCTGGCCGACGTGCAGTTCCAGTACGAGCCGATCGCGGCCGCATTCGATTACGAATCGCGGCAGGACGCCGAGCGGCTCGTGCTCGTCGCGGACATCGGCGGCGGCACGTCGGACTTCTCGCTCGTGCGGGTCGGCCCCGAGCGGATGCGCCGGCTCGAGCGCAAGGGCGACGTGCTCGCGCATCACGGCGTGCACATCGCGGGCACCGATTATGACCGGCGCGTCGAGCTGTCGGCGGTGCTGTCCGCGTTCGGCTACCGCGCGCTCGATCCGGAGGGCCGCGAGCTGCCGAACCGGGTCTATTTCGATCTCGCGACCTGGCACCTGATCAATACCGTCTACACGCCGAAGCGCATCGGCGAGCTCAAGCTGATGAAGCACCTGTACGCGGACGCACGCCATTTCGATCGCCTGCTGCGCGTCGTCGTGCAGCGGCTCGGCCACGCGCTCGCCGCGCGCGCGGAGGAAGCGAAGATCGGCGTGTCGGCGGGCGGCGAGACGATGATCGATCTGAACGATGTCGAGGAGGATCTGCTGATCGCGTTCGACGCGGATCAACTGATCGACGCGAGCCGCGACGAGACGGCGCGGATCGTCGATGCCGCCCGCGAGACGGTGCGGCTCGCGGGGATCGCGCCGCCCGACGTCGGCGCGCTGTATTTCACGGGTGGCTCGACGGGGCTCGCGTTCCTGTCGGGCGCGCTCGCGGCGGCGTTCCCGGATGCGCAGCCGGTGTACGGCGATCGCCTTGCGAGCGTCGCGACGGGCCTCGGCATTCATGCGCAGCGCGTGTACGGCGGCTGA